In Gammaproteobacteria bacterium, the following are encoded in one genomic region:
- a CDS encoding ribulose bisphosphate carboxylase small subunit: MSHYQFLSNTPHSETEIRSFLVKCSKNDWLVSIEYSPVNSDENTYWQTWPLSMVDAHFPDLIFEELERCHTQHPDCFVMICAHSQEDHKYRKVAQMLAFGVDSGNRDANCI, translated from the coding sequence ATGTCGCATTATCAGTTTTTAAGCAATACGCCGCACAGCGAAACAGAGATACGTAGCTTTCTGGTAAAGTGTTCGAAAAATGACTGGCTGGTCAGTATCGAATACTCTCCAGTCAATAGTGATGAAAATACCTATTGGCAAACCTGGCCACTATCAATGGTTGACGCGCATTTTCCGGATCTCATATTTGAAGAATTGGAAAGGTGCCACACCCAACACCCTGACTGTTTCGTGATGATTTGCGCTCACAGCCAAGAGGACCACAAGTATAGAAAGGTCGCACAAATGCTTGCTTTTGGGGTTGATAGTGGTAACAGGGACGCAAATTGCATATAA
- a CDS encoding HDOD domain-containing protein, with product MENIRTMESEQSAFVGRQPIYDKNLGIFAYELLYRSGLVNVAGVFDGDEATTRVILNTFVDIGFENIVGDKMAFVNLTENCINGTIPLPLTQKHVILEILEDVRATPELIKILGEYRDNGFKIALDDYVFEDKMKAFLPVVDIVKVDIQAVDNTKLVEGIKYLKLVGKTILAEKIETLKEFEACREMGFDLFQGYFLSKPEVVEGRKLSTGKVVLMQLLSLLQDPEVEFGALEALISKDAALSFKLLRYIRSPAVGVTTQVDSIQRALMILGLDALKQFMTLLIIADVGGSCNELVRVALTRAKMCEQIAVRKGVEKTNSFFVVGLFSALDAMLGISMSNILKSLPLHKRLNEALLERSGDEGKILRCVTDYEKGDWDVLLCEKLSHNAIASSYLDAIKWADDMLAELEKLD from the coding sequence ATGGAAAACATAAGAACGATGGAGTCTGAACAGTCGGCTTTTGTTGGTCGGCAACCCATATATGACAAGAATCTAGGCATTTTTGCCTATGAATTACTTTATCGTAGTGGGTTGGTCAATGTTGCGGGTGTATTTGACGGCGACGAAGCTACTACCAGGGTGATATTGAATACCTTTGTAGACATCGGTTTCGAAAATATCGTTGGCGACAAAATGGCCTTTGTTAACCTCACCGAAAATTGCATCAATGGCACTATCCCTCTACCGCTAACACAGAAACATGTGATACTCGAAATTCTCGAGGACGTACGTGCAACACCCGAACTCATAAAAATACTCGGAGAATATCGAGACAACGGATTTAAGATAGCTCTGGACGACTATGTTTTTGAAGACAAGATGAAAGCGTTTCTTCCTGTCGTTGACATAGTAAAAGTTGATATACAGGCGGTGGACAATACAAAGTTAGTAGAGGGCATAAAGTATCTCAAACTAGTTGGGAAGACGATTCTTGCGGAAAAAATCGAAACACTAAAGGAATTTGAAGCCTGCAGGGAAATGGGATTTGATCTTTTTCAAGGGTATTTTCTATCTAAGCCAGAGGTAGTGGAAGGTAGAAAACTCAGTACCGGTAAAGTCGTTTTAATGCAGTTATTGTCTTTGTTACAGGATCCTGAGGTAGAGTTTGGTGCTTTAGAAGCTTTGATTTCCAAGGATGCAGCGCTGAGCTTCAAATTGCTACGGTATATACGATCTCCTGCCGTTGGCGTAACAACACAAGTTGATTCCATTCAACGCGCCCTGATGATACTTGGGCTGGACGCGCTTAAACAGTTTATGACATTGTTGATTATTGCTGACGTTGGTGGTTCATGTAACGAATTGGTTCGTGTTGCGCTAACTAGAGCGAAAATGTGTGAGCAGATTGCGGTCAGGAAAGGTGTCGAAAAGACGAATAGCTTTTTCGTCGTCGGTTTATTTTCCGCTCTCGACGCGATGCTGGGAATCTCAATGTCAAATATTTTAAAAAGTTTGCCGCTGCATAAACGCCTCAATGAGGCCCTGCTTGAACGTTCTGGTGATGAAGGGAAAATTCTGAGGTGTGTTACGGACTATGAGAAAGGAGATTGGGACGTATTATTGTGTGAAAAGCTTTCGCACAATGCAATCGCTAGTTCATATCTTGATGCGATAAAATGGGCAGACGATATGTTGGCCGAGCTTGAGAAGCTTGATTAG